The Spirosoma oryzicola genome contains a region encoding:
- a CDS encoding sodium:solute symporter encodes MKSLPVADLSIILLYLISMVLVGVYFSRKNKNADQFTTASGKIPGWAIGMSLYATFLSSNTFLGVPGKAFGGNWNAFVFSLSMPLAAWVAANYFVPFYRSTGEVSAYSHLEKRFGAWARTYAVICFLLTQLARMGSIFFGIALSLQALTSYSMTSIMVVVGICIIIYTVLGGMEAVIWTEVAQGVIKTVGALVILYLVITHVDGGIPRILSMGTAHDKFSLGSFAPDFTTSTFWVVLLYGFFINLNNFGMDQNYVQRYHTTTSVTDATRSIWLCVYLYVPISLVFFVLGSCLYTYYQVHPELMDQVRYQVASERLPNQTPEAINRLAHTLTASDIGDKIMPHFMVHQVPTGLLGLIVAAIMAAAMSTISSSMNASATIFLVDIYQRYIKPDVTSKQSLKILYGATVVFGLLGMTTGIAMIGVKSVLDAWWLLSGIFASGMLGLFLLGIISRSTKGPEALTATLIGLLVIIWMTFSAFIPNQLATLRSPFHQNMIMVLGTLTIFLTGLLLTRRSAKSRVLEHPVDRNEPQQQA; translated from the coding sequence ATGAAATCGCTTCCTGTTGCCGACTTGTCAATTATCCTGCTATACTTGATTAGTATGGTACTGGTTGGCGTTTATTTCTCCCGAAAGAATAAAAACGCTGATCAGTTTACGACAGCTTCGGGGAAAATACCGGGATGGGCCATTGGCATGTCGCTGTACGCTACCTTTTTAAGTAGTAACACTTTTTTAGGTGTACCGGGTAAAGCCTTCGGCGGTAATTGGAATGCCTTCGTATTTAGTTTGTCGATGCCTCTGGCAGCCTGGGTAGCCGCTAACTATTTTGTTCCTTTTTACCGCAGTACGGGTGAAGTGTCGGCGTATTCGCATCTTGAAAAGCGTTTTGGTGCGTGGGCGCGTACTTATGCAGTTATCTGTTTTTTGCTGACGCAACTGGCTCGGATGGGCTCAATCTTTTTTGGAATTGCGCTTAGTTTGCAGGCGCTGACGAGTTATTCCATGACATCCATTATGGTCGTGGTCGGTATCTGCATTATTATTTATACAGTTTTAGGGGGTATGGAAGCCGTTATCTGGACGGAAGTAGCCCAGGGTGTCATTAAGACGGTTGGCGCGCTCGTTATTCTTTATCTAGTAATTACGCATGTCGACGGAGGCATTCCGCGCATTCTATCGATGGGAACTGCCCATGATAAATTTAGCCTAGGAAGTTTCGCTCCTGATTTTACCACGTCTACGTTCTGGGTCGTTTTGCTGTACGGCTTTTTTATCAATCTAAACAATTTCGGGATGGACCAAAACTATGTTCAGCGGTACCATACCACAACATCCGTAACCGACGCAACGCGTTCGATCTGGCTTTGCGTATACCTGTATGTGCCGATATCGTTGGTGTTTTTCGTACTGGGAAGCTGCCTTTACACGTATTATCAGGTCCACCCGGAGTTAATGGATCAGGTTCGCTACCAGGTTGCCAGCGAGCGATTACCCAACCAGACTCCCGAAGCCATCAACCGCTTAGCCCACACCTTGACAGCATCAGATATTGGTGATAAGATCATGCCTCATTTCATGGTTCACCAGGTTCCGACGGGTTTACTGGGACTCATCGTTGCCGCTATCATGGCGGCTGCTATGAGCACGATTAGCTCCAGTATGAACGCTTCGGCAACCATTTTCTTAGTTGACATTTATCAGCGCTACATTAAGCCAGACGTTACGTCCAAACAATCCCTAAAAATCCTATACGGAGCCACCGTAGTATTTGGCTTGCTGGGCATGACGACCGGAATTGCGATGATAGGCGTAAAAAGTGTACTGGATGCCTGGTGGCTGTTGTCCGGCATATTTGCCAGTGGTATGCTTGGCCTGTTTTTATTAGGTATCATATCTCGTTCCACGAAAGGACCTGAGGCACTCACAGCAACCCTCATCGGCCTTCTGGTTATTATCTGGATGACGTTCTCAGCGTTTATACCAAATCAATTGGCGACATTGCGAAGCCCATTTCACCAGAATATGATTATGGTACTCGGTACGCTTACGATCTTTTTAACGGGGCTTCTTTTAACCCGTCGATCCGCAAAAAGCAGGGTGTTAGAACATCCCGTTGATCGCAATGAGCCACAACAACAAGCTTAA
- a CDS encoding dihydrodipicolinate synthase family protein, with amino-acid sequence MSELANSTQPLPYGLIPVMLTPFLDNGAVDYSGLHQLTDYYLNAGAAGLFANCLSSEMYELTDDERLATTRQVVQQAGGRVPVVATGTFGGALDQQADFVKRIYDTGVQAVIVITGQLVTPQDSDQTFLDRIGTLLDMTPGVPLGLYECPVPYKRLITADILAQLLPTGRLIYHKDTSLDEEEVKNRLAVAQGYNFGLYDAYMVNAVSSLRAGAAGLSCIQANIFPELLVWLCNHVNDPDLQAEVDEVQQFLVDCMDLVHSAYPTIAKYALQQRGLPISLYTRRQVEPLTDNLRTGIDQLLAKLNKFTKAMHVSEI; translated from the coding sequence ATGTCCGAATTAGCTAATTCCACGCAACCACTACCTTACGGACTCATTCCGGTTATGCTAACGCCATTCCTGGACAACGGAGCCGTCGATTATTCCGGATTACATCAGCTAACGGATTATTATCTCAATGCGGGAGCAGCAGGTTTGTTTGCTAACTGCCTCTCGAGTGAAATGTATGAACTAACGGACGATGAACGGCTGGCCACGACCAGACAGGTCGTTCAGCAGGCAGGTGGCCGTGTTCCCGTTGTCGCTACCGGGACATTCGGGGGAGCACTCGATCAACAGGCTGATTTTGTTAAACGTATATACGATACCGGTGTACAAGCGGTTATTGTTATCACCGGTCAGCTGGTGACACCCCAGGATAGTGATCAAACCTTTCTAGACCGTATAGGGACGCTGTTGGATATGACCCCCGGCGTACCGCTTGGGTTGTACGAATGTCCAGTTCCTTACAAACGGTTGATTACGGCAGATATTCTGGCTCAATTGCTGCCAACTGGTCGATTGATCTACCATAAAGACACGAGCTTGGATGAAGAAGAGGTAAAAAACCGTCTTGCCGTTGCACAGGGGTATAATTTTGGTTTGTACGATGCCTACATGGTCAACGCCGTTTCCTCTTTGCGGGCCGGGGCAGCGGGCTTATCCTGCATCCAGGCGAATATTTTCCCTGAACTACTGGTCTGGCTATGCAACCATGTCAATGATCCTGACCTGCAAGCAGAGGTTGATGAGGTGCAGCAATTTTTAGTAGATTGTATGGATCTGGTTCATTCTGCTTACCCAACGATTGCCAAGTACGCCCTGCAACAACGTGGCTTACCAATTTCCTTATACACTCGTCGCCAGGTCGAACCACTCACAGACAATTTACGTACCGGTATCGATCAACTGCTAGCTAAATTAAACAAGTTTACAAAAGCGATGCACGTTAGCGAGATATAG